The Lathyrus oleraceus cultivar Zhongwan6 chromosome 5, CAAS_Psat_ZW6_1.0, whole genome shotgun sequence genome includes the window TGTTAAGGAAGCTAGGTTACAAGAAAATTCGATTGTTCAGTTGGATGTTTCCACTAGATGGAACTCCACATATATTATGCTTGAAAGTGCGTTGAAGTTTCAGAAGGCGTTTAAGAGATTGAGTGAGAAGTGTGCTGATTTTGTGTTGATTCAAGGTGGTATTCCAAATAATAAGGATTGGGATAATGCAAAATGTTTTGTtaattttttgaaaatattttttgatatcACAAAGAAGGTTTCAGGTCCTACTTTTGTAACCTCTTCTCAATATTTCAATGAACACATTATGATCTTGACTACATTCAAGGGGTGGATAGGATTAACAAGTTCAGACAACTTGCTTGGAAAGATGGTTGAAAATATGAAAGCTAAATATGAGAACTATTGGGGTGATGTTAGAAAAATGAACATTCTGCTCTTTGTTGCTGTTGTGCTTGACCCTCGACATAAGATGCAGTTTGTTAGGTGGGGCTTGAACAAGGTATATGAGAAGAATGTTGCTGAATCTTTGTATAAGAAAACAGAGGAGACATTATACAAAATATTTGATAGTTATAGGATTTTTGTTGGTCAAGGTCAATCTGAAGTTCCTACACATTCCTCTCATGAAGTAGAATTGGTAGAACTTAAAGCACCAGAGGATGCATTTGCTTTGGAAGTTGAGATGGACATGAATCTAAATGAGAGCATGCAGAAAAATGAGGTGGATTTGTATCTCATGGAGAAATTAGAGAAGAAAAGTCCTGGTTTTGATATCTTGAATTGGTGGAAGGTGAATTCCAACAAGTATCCTATTCTTGGTCAAATGGCTAGAGATGTATTGGCAATGCCTGTGGTTTACTTTTGTAGAACTTGTTCCAATTCCACAATTGAATGAAGATGTATCTGATATTGATTATGATTAGCTATGGTACTTTGAGCTAGTCTTGATATGGTATGACTGTATTGCTTATACTAATATGATCATATTGTTTGTTTAGTTGCTGCAAATGATTCACTCTATTGATatgtttgtttttttttgtttttgtttttgcGGACCAGACCAATTAGAAAGAATGGATATTCTTATTAACAAGCTGGAATTGTTGTAGGCTAATTAGAAAGAATGGTGATTTTGATTATCAGGAAATACACATGCTTTTATTATGATTTTCTACAGTTATGTTATTGTTCTGTTGATTCCTGTAATAATTTTCTGAAAACTGTTGTTGTTCCTGCAATGTTGTTGATTTTTGTTCTGTTGCAGAAAAATTAAATTTCTACTGGAAAATTGAATTGTTCTTGAATTTGCAATTCAATAATTATTCTTGATTTGCTTTTCTACaatgatgatgattgttgttcTGTTACATACAGGAAAATTGAATTGTTGCAAGATTCTAAAGTAtattaaattcaattaaattaaattctTTATTGCAATTCTATTgaaattatattaaatttatTGTTGTTCTTTTGTTCAAATCCAATTGTTGACGGAAAGTTAAATTGAATTGTTTTCCTGTCATGCAAATTGATTGTTCAAAAAATTCACCAAGGCatgtaaaaaatattaaattgTTGCAGGAAAATTCAATTTAATATTTGAAGTGTCATATTGGAAAATTCACCATCCACGGATTCCACGGGCATGTAAAAATTAAATAGgtttcttttatatatatatatatatatatatatatatatatatatatatatatatatatatatatatatatatatatatatatatatatatatatatatatatatatatatatatatatatatatatatatatatatatatatatatatataatatcgtataaaaaatgtttttgtcagaattaaaaaaaaaattaaaattaaaattattttagaTTTAGATGTAGTGTTTGTTTAAAAACCGAATAAAACCGAACCGAAGTAAACCGTATAAATTGGATCGGATCGgattgaattttttttattgtCATCCAATAACCGAACCAAACCGTATGCTCTTTGTATCTTTGGATCAGATGATTTTTTGTCTCAAAATCGATCCAAACCAAACCGCGAACACCCCTATCAGGTGGTTCTTTAGGGTGTCACATCTGTATATGGTGCATGCTGTTCTACGAGATCCACTGAGGTCATCTCATCAAGAGATACTAGAGGAGGAGCAAATATAGTTAGATCATGTTCATGATGTCTTGCCTAGATGTTGTCACATTGTGAGGATTGCACAAGCAGACATTGACAGAGGTATCTTTCCTGACGGGTCCGAGACGAGGCAAATCCTAGATGCCATTATGACGGAGGCACAAGAGACACTGATGTACCAGAGACAGCGTCGGAGGACGGGGGATAGAGGAGACCGAAAAGCTCTAGTCCGACATACACAGTAGTTAATAGTATTTGTACTTTGGATTTATTATAGgttgtattttattttgacttattTCGACTATATTGTGTATCAGCTAATGACTTATTTTGACCATCTGAATTTATGTCATTTTTTTTCCTATCGATTGTATGGTTTAATGCTCATCATATAACACGGTCCTTAACATTTATAAATCGTCATTTTCATCTGAATAACAATAAAACTAACTTAACTTTTACTATTCTAATAGGTTACAAAAATATATCTCCCTAAATTTTAAACAGAGATGTATCTCCAGAACAATAAACGTGTAAAATGGGTCTTTCAGAGAGGGATGTATATGATGTGTTTTGAAATATTACGAAAATGCATCTTCTGACCAGTCAACATTTTGACTTAAGATAAAATGCGTCTAGAGATGCATCTCTACAATTTTGAGGATATTTTAAATTTTTCATAGGGTGTTTTTCACTCTACAAGTGGAATAAGAAATTCCCTATATTTTATATTTAGGGAGTTATACAAGATTCAATGTTGATCCTAACTTCATTTGGATTATAATCCTATTGAGAGACCCAAATGATCTGTCCAAACAAACCCAAAAAAGAACCATGAATACCATGGAATAATAAATAACCCTTTCAATTTCACCACTCAAATCACAAATTTGAATCCCCTGCATAAATTCCAGTCCCTTGCAATTAGTGTATTTTAGGGTTACATTTTTATCATTACCTCCAATTTTATATTTTTCCAAACCCTTTTTTTTTTGTCTATTTCTAGTCATGTGTGAATGCAGATAATCCATGTCCTCCTTATTGACCCTATCATAGTTCAATTTTGGCGGTGGAATGCATGTGCCTACACGATTGATAATATTaatactttatttatttatttatttatcatatACAGACAACAAATCACAATTTTCTTCTAAAGAATGAGTCAAACAAAATTATCTTCAAAATAAACGACCTCTCTAATCAACATACACACGAAATTTATTGACTATCAGAAAAATGAACACTCCTTCTCTAAAACACATTTCTGAATGCTTCATCAAACCATATCCCCCAATCGAAGACTCGAACCAAATATGCTACTTATCACCTTGGGATATTTGCATGTTATCTGCAAACTATATCCAAAAGGGTCTTCTCTTCAAAAAACCAACATCATCACTAGCTAATCAGCCAGATTTTATCGATAATCTGTTGATAAAACTTAAACACTCACTTTCACTCACACTTTTTCATTACTATCCCCTCTCAGGTCGTCTTGTTACCAAGAAAACGCAAGATCCTCCTTCTTACACCGTCTTTGTCGATTGCAAAAACAGTCCTGGAGCTAAATTTATCTATGCAACTTTAGATATCAACATAGATGATATCCTATCCCCCATCGACGTTCCACCCATTGTTCAATCCTTCTTTGACCATGACAGAGCAGTCAACCATGATGGTCACACCATGTCTTTGTTATCCATCCAAGTCACTGAATTATTGGATGGTGTTTTCATAGCTTGTTCCATGAATCACTCTATTGGCGATGGAACTGCTTATTGGAATTTCTTTAACACATTTTCTGAGATATTTCAAAATGATGGCAGTGTTCATGTTCCAATTTCACACCAACCCATCCACAATAAGTTGTTTCCAGAAGGTTATGGCCCAATTATCAACCTTCCTTTCAAACATCACGACGAGTTTATTCAAAGATATAAAGCACCGATTTTGAGAGAGAGAATCTTCCATTTTTCAGCAGAATCTATAGCAAAAATCAAAGCAAAGGCTAACGAAGAATCTAACACAAACAAAATCTCTTCGTTCCAATCTTTATCAGCACTAGTTTGGAGATCTATAACGCGTGTGCGTCAACTACAACATGATCAGAAAACAACTTGCAACTTGGCTATAAACAACCGAACGAGAACGGAACCGCCTATTCCTAAGGATTATTTTGGAAATTCCGTTAATGCAGTGAAAGCTGAAGCGACGGTAAAGgaactgctagagaaggatttAGGTTGGGCAGCGTGGAAGGTTCATTTGGCTATTGCAAACTATGATGACAAAGCGGTCCGGGGATCTGTGGAAAAGTGGTTAGAGTCTCCTATTGTGTTTCGAATGGACATGATAGTGGATTCTAGTACTGTGATGATGGGTAGTTCACCGAGGTTTAATATGTATGGCAATGAATTTGGAATGGGAAAAGCTTTGGCAGTTAGAAGTGGTTATGCTAACAAATCTGATGGAAAAATAACATCATATCCAGGACAAGGAGGAGGAGGAAGCATAGATCTTGAAGTGTGTCTTTCACCGGATACTATGATGCTCCTAGAATCGGATGAAGAGTTCATGAATTCAGTTTCTTTGATTAATCATTTGTTCTAGTCATTGAATGCGCTATGGCGTTGAATGGCGCTTTGGAACATTTTACATTTTACTATGGTGTTAAATGAGTTCAACTAAGTCAAAAAGTAGTTTAGTTCCTTAATAAGAATTAGATTAGAAACAATTTATTTCAACTCAGAACAAATGAACTGATTTTACTATGGTGTTAATGTCAATTTTTCCAACTTGAACTTGCATACTCAGTTATAGATCACAGACAACTTATTTCAACTCAGCTCAAATGAACTGATTATTTATTTAATTTACCGGCTTATTAAATATAGTCAACAAAATCATTGTAAGGGATTGGATATCAATAAAATAACTTAACTTACAAAACATATACTTCTATTATTAATCAATAAACCaatataatattataatataataTTAGAAGTTacaagtatatatatatatatatatatatatatatatatatatatatatatatatatatatatatatatatatatatatatatatatatatatatatatatatatatatatatatatatatatatatatatatatatatatatatatatatatattataatatagTTGATCAATGCATATCAAGTATAACAAGACAAAACTTATCAATTGTATCTCTTTGTATGAAAATTGTTATAAGTTGTATTAATAGGTTTTTATTATAGACAAATTATAGGTTAAGTTTTCAATGCATATATTGTATCCATTTTTAGTTTATACCGTAAGTGTATATCACATGAAATCATGTATATATGTAAAACAAATCACATGAAACAAAGACAACATTCTTATATAATAATTATTCCTCCTTTACTACATATTGATTTGTTTCAATAATTTATATGGTATAGTATTTTTTCCTGGTTAATATCTATCACTTTGCTTATTTTCTTCTTCATCGACACTCTTATTTTCATCTGTCATCATGTCTGCTATCCCAAACCCAATATTTCCTGTTCCTTCTTCTGAAAATCCGCCAATCACTGATCACTCCAAAACAACCTCAAACGCAGATCCTTGTGTTATTCCCCATTTAGATAATCCTTCAACTGTCCTTGTTACCCCTTTACTTACTTGTGATAACTATGGTTCATGGAGTCACGCAGTAACAATGGAACTTCGTGCCAAAAATAAATTAGGTTTTGTTGACGAATCACTTACCAATCTGAAGAAGAAAGAAGACATTCCTAAATGACAATGTTGCAACGATCTGGTTGCAAGTTGGATTCTTAACTCGGTTTCAACCGAGATTCGTCCCAACATTTTGTACGTTGAAACTGCAACACAAATCTGGTCCGATCTAAAAGATCGATTCTCTCAATTAAATGCCCCTAAAATATATCAATTGAAACAATTAATTTCTGCCCTCAAACAAGAAGGCATGTCTGTCTCTCTTTATTTCACTCAACTCAAATCTCTTTGGGATGAACTCAATTCTGTTGCTCATGGCAATCCTTGTATCTGTGGTAATGCTAAAAACATTCTTGATCAGCAAAATCAAGATCGTGCCATGGAATTCCTTCAAGGAGTTCAAGACCATTTTTCGACTGTCCGCAGTCAAATTCTTCTGATGGATCCATTTCCATCAATTCAGCGTATCTATAATCTAGTTCGTCAGGAAGAAAAACAACAAGAGATCAGTTTTCGCCCTCTCTCTACTGAAGAATCAGTTGCGCTCCATACCTCTAAAGTTCCATATCGCACTCAAGGAAAACGTCAACATCCTTACTATGAACATTGCAATAAGCATAGTCACACTATTACTACTTGCTATCAGATTCATGGCTTCCCAAATAAGCCAGAAAAGAAATCAGAACCATCACCATCCTCTTCCACTAATCAACTGTCAAGTGCACAATATCAAAAACTCCTATCTCTCTTAGCTAAAGAAGAGACCATGTGACCATCATTGAACTTGGCAGGTACAACCTTTACTTGTATTTCTTTTTCATGGATTATTGATTCTTGTGCTTCAAACCACATATGTACATCTctttctttattttcttcatATTCTCCCATTCATACTCATATATCTGTTCAACTGCCTGATGGTTCTCAAGCGCTTGTGAAACACATTGGCACTATTAATTATTCACCATCACTTACACTTATGAATGTTTTCCACATTCCAACTTTCAAATATAATCTATTATCTATCTCACaattaacaaaattaataaaTTATGATACAATTTTCTCATCTCCTGGTTGCATTTTTCAGGACCGGGCAACGAAGAAGATGATTGGTCAGGGTAGTGCTCAGAATAGACTCTTCTATCTAAATGATGCATCGATATCAAATAAGCATGACAAGGATCACTATTGCCTTAGTTGTCCATCAAGCTCTTTTTTTAGTTCTAAGCATTGTAATAAGTTTGTCTTATGGCATTCACGCCTAGGTCATCCATCGTTGTCTCGTTTTAATTTCATTGTTAAAAATTCTCCAAATATTAAAGCAAATAAAGACTTTATTTGTGAAATTTGTCCGCGTGCGAAACAACCACGTTTACCTTTTTCCTTAAGAACTACTTATTCATCTCATCGTTTTGAATTAATTCATGTTGACATTTGGGGTCCATTCTCTATACCATCCAATAATGGATCACGCTATTTTCTAACAATTGTCGATGATTATTCACGATGTACATGGTTGTATCTAATGCAACATAAATCTGAAACATTCACTATGTTAGTTCATTTTTTTACTCAAATAAATCGTCAATTTAACACtaaaatcaatcaaataaacTCTGGTAATGGGGACATCTTTCTTCCCTAACTTCAAACCATTCATTCCGACAATGGTTCAGAATTCTTGTCCACACAGATGCAAACATGGTTTCATGATCATGGCATCATTCATCAACGCAGTTGCGTTGCAACTCCTCAACATAATGGAGTAGTGGAACAAAGACATTGACACCTTCTTGATGTTGCAAGAGTGTTGCGCTTTCAAGCGAACTTACCTATTTCTTTTTGGGGAGAATGTGTTCTTACTGCAACATACCTTATAAACAAACACCCCACTTTtatctgtaacacctcaaaatttgccctcctctccTTGGGACTAgttagcatattgcatttcatatttagggcattaggcatttgcatattgcatatcatgtgaacACAAGAGGATCACcctccaaagtctttttcagaagatagaaaggttaagagattcaagcatgagggtcttattgaattggagatcaatcatctgagggttgctattcaattagggttttcttggttcctcaaggaggttgagcattatcttattggcaaggatatatcaccatcatcatggttataTCATCATCAAGGGCTTCATGATTCATGCTCAGtttcctctggattagggttttgaccactggtcaaccctaatcaattgcattcttccaactagggattttcaaggagatgaggtatttttaTGAGATGGAGATCATATGGGAACTATATTgagcttacaagagctagggttcatttctgagccatttcctcaagtggttgaggctcaagctgatcagagcatggctaggtcatttgaggacctatacagtcaactgagggctaggaggtggagaaatagtttgagacacttcattcatgtcccaaagaagcctattcatcatgtcaaatacatatcttgaagaatttgaggtcagatcaaaagtttccaaaaatggaaagtgacctgtaattgaaagtttccaaaaatggaaagattttggttcaaatttaacttgattttacatcatcaaagaagcttcaaatgaaattttgtccaacataaaagctgaatatctttctctcctctttccaaaaagtcctatttcatggatttatgatgaatggttgagaagttatggccaaatgatcatgaagtatgcttggaacttcaaagtggcataacttttgactcaaaactccaaatgaagccactctttttgaaaaattcttgtcttgacctatgctttccaaatctatcattgcattgcatgaaagaGGTTCACATGATCATGTgttcattcatatgcattttggagggaaattagggaattcaaatttggtgcaagctacaagcataattccaatcccattgtgtttattaggtgattttgagtgaaattggatgctagcatgctactgttcacgtccaaactaagccatgcaccacacttttccaaatttgcaaaacacctctcATTACACTGATCTTAATTAACCAAGTTCATTTGTGATTAGCATGGTGATTAGTGAATGATATAAAAcctaaatcataacagaatttggcataatcacaagttctagatctagatctcattttccctccaaatttctctctcattggaattcaaattttctccacacaaacacctAATTTATTTATAGATCCTTCATCCTCATGACATTTGGAGCATGATTCATCCATTTTTCGTGGAAATTGAGCAAGGTTTGGAACTGTTCAAGTGCATGTGCATGTCAATGGCAAGTTCAAATTAAGCAAGATTCAAGAGGATTCGAGTGTTGCTTTTCATtcaaagcttcaaggcaaggaTACTGGAGAAGGATTGGAGCTTTTGGAGGCTTGAATACACTGTTTTgatcactgccattccaggttggtgaaaattcgaacctcttaattcttGATTTTATGTACATGAACTTATAGATCTTTCCATGCTGGTCattctgatataaaattcatTGAAAATGGTGGAATATTAAGTGAGATATGAATGTTTAAAGTTTGATGCATGATAATGTTTTTGTTCGATTCTCATGATCCATGGAAATTTAAACCAAATTAATGTTAGATTTGTGTTGTGCATGACAAGAGCTTTCTAATGATGTGCTTGGAtttaaattctggaaaaaatttgaagaacgcactgtagcgccaccgtcttcatgaagaagacggtggaaaccactGCTGATGAACAGTAGAACCACCGTCTGGTGCGCCTAGGGTTTCAGTCccaaaacggtgtcgttttgaCCAAGCGCTACCATAACCTTTGCCTCGCGCGTTCGAACCCTCGCCATGGCATTCTGAATTTCACTTGTATTTTCCCTCATTAAACCAAACGCTGCGTTTTGGTATGCCGCGCCTGGAACCTATGTGACCTTAGTTCGATCCATGCTGTTGCTTGTTTCCAATTTCCATTcatatttcattttatttcatgatgcatattatttcatatttattttcatgttaattgaaaaaatcctaaaaaattgaaaaataatccaaataattccaaatgTTTTCTCACATATTCCTTGaagtgtctattattttatgatgtgattttctgatttttatcaTGTCTGGATTTTTGGAATGAGATTGATTGCTTGAACATGATGCATATGTGATATGTTgtgccaattcttttgtgaaatgctcatacattgtccaattgctttgaaatttggtatgctgattcctaacatgttgcatgatttttgaggtttggttgtgcatttttatcatttttcatctctgttttggacacatggatatttggtgtgacaatgtgtgtcaccCAATTTGATGTtatacttgttcattttcattgccatgtcaattgagctctgttgattctaattttttgcatgatgcttgtgtttgacatgttatgtgTACATAAAAGTTTTCATGttcatttgaatcatttctgttttaatatggaattttgattcttgatgtccaattgtgtgctttgtaattgcctttgccatatcttgctcatgtggTGACCTTGCCATTTGATTTAGATTTGATCCTTTTTATGtcatgttcttacttgattaaatgagcttcatgttgaatattggctgctgttttgactttttgctttgcctttgaccctagtcttggactagtggtttgtactcatcttttgagctttgtatttcaggttcaagct containing:
- the LOC127079078 gene encoding zinc finger BED domain-containing protein RICESLEEPER 2-like, whose product is MDDCNSHPWKGEYMHVRCCAHILNLVVQDGLKDYHSSISKIRNAVRYVRASPGRLDRFKTCVKEARLQENSIVQLDVSTRWNSTYIMLESALKFQKAFKRLSEKCADFVLIQGGIPNNKDWDNAKCFVNFLKIFFDITKKVSGPTFVTSSQYFNEHIMILTTFKGWIGLTSSDNLLGKMVENMKAKYENYWGDVRKMNILLFVAVVLDPRHKMQFVRWGLNKVYEKNVAESLYKKTEETLYKIFDSYRIFVGQGQSEVPTHSSHEVELVELKAPEDAFALEVEMDMNLNESMQKNEVDLYLMEKLEKKSPGFDILNWWKVNSNKYPILGQMARDVLAMPVVYFCRTCSNSTIE
- the LOC127088107 gene encoding uncharacterized acetyltransferase At3g50280 encodes the protein MNTPSLKHISECFIKPYPPIEDSNQICYLSPWDICMLSANYIQKGLLFKKPTSSLANQPDFIDNLLIKLKHSLSLTLFHYYPLSGRLVTKKTQDPPSYTVFVDCKNSPGAKFIYATLDINIDDILSPIDVPPIVQSFFDHDRAVNHDGHTMSLLSIQVTELLDGVFIACSMNHSIGDGTAYWNFFNTFSEIFQNDGSVHVPISHQPIHNKLFPEGYGPIINLPFKHHDEFIQRYKAPILRERIFHFSAESIAKIKAKANEESNTNKISSFQSLSALVWRSITRVRQLQHDQKTTCNLAINNRTRTEPPIPKDYFGNSVNAVKAEATVKELLEKDLGWAAWKVHLAIANYDDKAVRGSVEKWLESPIVFRMDMIVDSSTVMMGSSPRFNMYGNEFGMGKALAVRSGYANKSDGKITSYPGQGGGGSIDLEVCLSPDTMMLLESDEEFMNSVSLINHLF